The following coding sequences are from one Paramormyrops kingsleyae isolate MSU_618 chromosome 21, PKINGS_0.4, whole genome shotgun sequence window:
- the LOC111846032 gene encoding uncharacterized protein isoform X1, whose translation MGGCSAPNCSNSTTIGKQLFRFPKDPVRMRKWVINCRRDFVPTPCSRLCQDHFEESQFEEIARSPAGGRKLKPNAIPTLFNVPDPPSPISPAVSGPLKREQAEKEQNLGDHGYARRQPKSEAEEAEGGGGGTQRQDVERACAQCQQYKAQLEQQQLHTARLQKEAEEMRKKLHKLNKMEKGLQMFLFEDQIRALTLAKRSRRAVWSQDTVLTARKIRCAVGVKGYEFLRDLGYPLPSYRTLCNRLEPKIMVPSTMQEELVELGLGIISTCDSPEDNGAGDEALLGVMS comes from the exons ATGGGAGGATGCTCGGCTCCGAACTGCTCCAACTCCACCACCATCGGCAAGCAGCTCTTCCGCTTCCCCAAGGACCCGGTACGCATGAGAAAATGGGTCATAAACTGCCGGCGCGACTTCGTGCCCACGCCGTGCTCCAGACTCTGTCAG GACCACTTTGAGGAGAGCCAGTTTGAGGAGATCGCCAGGTCCCCGGCAGGAGGCCGCAAGCTGAAGCCCAACGCCATCCCCACGCTGTTCAACGTTCCTGACCCCCCATCACCCATCAGCCCAGCGGTGAGCGGGCCACTCAAGCGAGAGCAGG CAGAAAAGGAGCAGAATCTAGGCGATCACGGCTACGCCCGCAGGCAGCCCAAAAGCGAGGCGGAGGAGGCCGAGGGCGGCGGTGGCGGGACCCAGCGGCAGGACGTGGAGCGCGCCTGCGCTCAATGCCAGCAGTACAAGGCACAGCTGGAACAGCAGCAGCTGCACACGGCCCGACTGCAGAAGGAG GCTGAGGAGATGAGGAAGAAGCTCCACAAGCTTAACAAAATGGAGAAAGGTCTGCAGATGTTCCTGTTCGAAGACCAGATCCGGGCTCTGACGCTGGCTAAGCGCTCACGCCGGGCCGTGTGGTCCCAGGACACGGTGCTGACTGCCCGAAAGATCCGCTGCGCCGTGGGTGTGAAGGGATACGAGTTCCTGCGCGACCTAGGCTACCCACTGCCCTCCTACAGAACCCTCTGCAACCGGCTGGAGCCCAAGATCATGGTGCCCAGCACCATGCAGGAGGAGCTGGTGGAGCTCGGCCTGGGCATCATCTCCACCTGTGACAGTCCCGAGGACAATGGGGCTGGCGACGAGGCCCTTCTGGGGGTGATGTCATAA
- the LOC111846032 gene encoding uncharacterized protein isoform X2, with protein sequence MGGCSAPNCSNSTTIGKQLFRFPKDPVRMRKWVINCRRDFVPTPCSRLCQDHFEESQFEEIARSPAGGRKLKPNAIPTLFNVPDPPSPISPAVSGPLKREQEKEQNLGDHGYARRQPKSEAEEAEGGGGGTQRQDVERACAQCQQYKAQLEQQQLHTARLQKEAEEMRKKLHKLNKMEKGLQMFLFEDQIRALTLAKRSRRAVWSQDTVLTARKIRCAVGVKGYEFLRDLGYPLPSYRTLCNRLEPKIMVPSTMQEELVELGLGIISTCDSPEDNGAGDEALLGVMS encoded by the exons ATGGGAGGATGCTCGGCTCCGAACTGCTCCAACTCCACCACCATCGGCAAGCAGCTCTTCCGCTTCCCCAAGGACCCGGTACGCATGAGAAAATGGGTCATAAACTGCCGGCGCGACTTCGTGCCCACGCCGTGCTCCAGACTCTGTCAG GACCACTTTGAGGAGAGCCAGTTTGAGGAGATCGCCAGGTCCCCGGCAGGAGGCCGCAAGCTGAAGCCCAACGCCATCCCCACGCTGTTCAACGTTCCTGACCCCCCATCACCCATCAGCCCAGCGGTGAGCGGGCCACTCAAGCGAGAGCAGG AAAAGGAGCAGAATCTAGGCGATCACGGCTACGCCCGCAGGCAGCCCAAAAGCGAGGCGGAGGAGGCCGAGGGCGGCGGTGGCGGGACCCAGCGGCAGGACGTGGAGCGCGCCTGCGCTCAATGCCAGCAGTACAAGGCACAGCTGGAACAGCAGCAGCTGCACACGGCCCGACTGCAGAAGGAG GCTGAGGAGATGAGGAAGAAGCTCCACAAGCTTAACAAAATGGAGAAAGGTCTGCAGATGTTCCTGTTCGAAGACCAGATCCGGGCTCTGACGCTGGCTAAGCGCTCACGCCGGGCCGTGTGGTCCCAGGACACGGTGCTGACTGCCCGAAAGATCCGCTGCGCCGTGGGTGTGAAGGGATACGAGTTCCTGCGCGACCTAGGCTACCCACTGCCCTCCTACAGAACCCTCTGCAACCGGCTGGAGCCCAAGATCATGGTGCCCAGCACCATGCAGGAGGAGCTGGTGGAGCTCGGCCTGGGCATCATCTCCACCTGTGACAGTCCCGAGGACAATGGGGCTGGCGACGAGGCCCTTCTGGGGGTGATGTCATAA